The proteins below are encoded in one region of Bosea sp. BIWAKO-01:
- a CDS encoding GNAT family N-acetyltransferase: MPDVAVNLTDTANPDLHSVISQGLRDYNVEMGGVSDHTPLTITIKDGRSDELIGGLLGRTSLGLLFIDLFYVPKTQRGSGLGTRILQMAEAEGFRRGCRKAVLYTLSFQAPEFYKRFGWSVFGEIALEPPGATRYFMTKDLAAPADGA; the protein is encoded by the coding sequence ATGCCCGACGTCGCGGTCAATCTGACCGACACCGCCAATCCCGATCTCCACTCGGTGATCTCGCAGGGGCTGCGGGACTACAATGTCGAGATGGGCGGCGTCAGCGACCACACGCCACTGACGATCACCATCAAGGACGGCAGGAGTGATGAACTGATTGGCGGGCTGCTCGGTCGCACCTCGCTCGGCCTGCTGTTCATCGACCTGTTCTATGTGCCCAAGACCCAGCGCGGGTCGGGCCTCGGCACGCGCATTCTGCAGATGGCAGAGGCCGAGGGTTTTCGCCGAGGCTGCCGCAAGGCGGTGCTCTACACGCTCAGCTTCCAGGCGCCGGAGTTCTACAAGCGCTTCGGCTGGAGCGTCTTCGGTGAGATCGCGCTCGAACCGCCCGGAGCGACCCGCTATTTCATGACCAAGGACCTCGCCGCCCCTGCCGACGGCGCATGA
- a CDS encoding class I SAM-dependent methyltransferase, whose protein sequence is MSAGRATTEAAGLMDRMYRHQRHIYDASRKFYLLGRDRLIAELDPAPRSAILEIGCGTGRNLIKLARTYPGTQCYGLDVSAEMLATAERSVARSGLSERIHLAQADATCFDAAALFGRDGFDRIVISYALSMIPPWRGVIAQALRTLTATGSLHIVDFGDQAGLPASFRAVLNRWLTLFHVTPRHDLPEAIAELSRIEGAESRTTRLLRGYAIHAVATRRAA, encoded by the coding sequence ATGAGCGCTGGCCGCGCCACGACCGAGGCCGCCGGCCTGATGGACCGGATGTATCGCCACCAGCGCCATATCTACGACGCCAGCCGCAAGTTCTATCTGCTTGGCCGGGACCGGCTCATCGCCGAGCTCGATCCTGCGCCGCGCAGCGCCATCCTGGAAATCGGCTGCGGCACCGGGCGCAACCTGATCAAACTCGCCCGGACCTATCCCGGCACGCAGTGCTACGGTCTCGACGTCTCGGCCGAGATGCTCGCGACGGCAGAGAGAAGCGTGGCAAGATCGGGGCTCTCGGAGCGCATCCATCTGGCACAGGCTGACGCGACCTGCTTCGACGCGGCGGCCCTGTTCGGGCGCGATGGATTTGATCGCATCGTCATCTCCTATGCGCTCTCGATGATTCCGCCCTGGCGGGGAGTGATCGCTCAGGCGCTGCGAACGCTGACGGCCACCGGTTCGCTGCATATCGTCGATTTCGGCGACCAGGCCGGCTTGCCTGCGTCGTTCAGGGCGGTCCTCAATCGCTGGCTGACATTGTTTCATGTCACGCCAAGACATGACCTGCCCGAGGCAATTGCCGAATTGTCGCGGATCGAGGGCGCCGAGAGCCGCACGACCCGGCTCCTTCGCGGCTACGCCATCCACGCCGTGGCAACGCGGCGGGCCGCCTGA
- a CDS encoding ATP-dependent helicase: MSDHTTSAPLPRPGGLAARAAAQPAAGYLAGLNPEQRQAVEATDGPVLVLAGAGTGKTRVLTTRIAHLIATNRAYPSQILSVTFTNKAAREMKERIASLVGPVAEGMPWLGTFHSISAKILRRHAELLDLRSDFTILDTDDQIRLMKQVITAAGIDEKRWPGRMLAGFIDSWKNRGLAPKDVPPGEAGVFAGGKGGALYAAYQERLKTLNAVDFGDLLLHCLTLFREHADVLATYHERFRYILVDEYQDTNTAQYLWLRLLAQGRRNIACVGDDDQSIYGWRGAEVDNILRFEHDFPGAVVVRLERNYRSTGHILATASKLIARNEGRLGKTLRTEDEAGEKVTITGAWDSQEEARLISDEIEAMQSKGENLAEVAILVRISAQMREIEERFVHVGVPYRVIGGPRFYERAEIRDAMAYLRCVVSQTDDLAFERIVNVPKRGLGDATVQLLHNHARATGLSLLQSARAVVETEELKPKARTALRELVEAFARWSTKAEHMKQGELAEQVLEESGYTEMWQKDRSADAAGRLENLKELVRSLDEFPDLPAFLEHVSLVMDADGGEAGARVSIMTLHAAKGLEFDTVFLPGWEEGLFPNQRALDESGRAGLEEERRLAHVGLTRARKRLKLLFASNRRIHGLWQSSLPSRFIDELPEEHVEVVQAPSTYSQGGYGASRFDRMESFGSSYQTPGWQRAQENRARNGGGSGFSDTSGRGFGQGGSGSGRQRGPLLIEGELTAKSTGSSAFDAGARVFHIKFGPGSVASVDGNKLTVDFDKAGRKMVLDSFVQKAG; encoded by the coding sequence TTGTCCGATCACACCACGTCCGCCCCTCTGCCCCGCCCCGGCGGCCTCGCCGCCCGCGCCGCCGCACAGCCGGCCGCCGGCTATCTGGCAGGCCTCAACCCGGAGCAGCGGCAAGCGGTCGAGGCCACTGACGGCCCGGTTCTGGTTCTGGCAGGCGCCGGCACCGGCAAGACGCGTGTGCTGACCACCCGTATCGCCCATCTGATCGCCACGAACCGCGCCTACCCGTCCCAGATCCTCTCGGTGACCTTCACCAATAAGGCAGCGCGCGAGATGAAGGAGCGCATCGCAAGCCTCGTTGGCCCCGTGGCCGAAGGCATGCCCTGGCTCGGCACCTTCCACTCGATCTCGGCCAAGATCCTGCGCCGCCATGCCGAGCTCCTCGATCTGCGCTCGGACTTCACCATTCTCGATACCGACGACCAGATCCGCCTGATGAAGCAAGTCATCACGGCGGCCGGGATCGACGAGAAGCGCTGGCCCGGCCGCATGCTGGCGGGCTTCATCGACAGCTGGAAGAACCGCGGGCTTGCCCCCAAGGACGTGCCGCCGGGTGAAGCCGGCGTCTTCGCCGGAGGCAAGGGCGGCGCCCTTTACGCCGCTTATCAGGAGCGGCTGAAGACGCTTAACGCAGTCGATTTCGGCGATCTGCTGCTGCACTGCCTGACGCTGTTCCGGGAGCATGCCGATGTGCTCGCGACCTATCATGAGCGCTTCCGCTACATCCTGGTCGACGAATATCAGGACACCAACACTGCCCAGTATCTCTGGCTGCGCCTGCTGGCGCAGGGCCGGCGCAACATCGCCTGCGTCGGCGACGACGACCAGTCGATCTATGGCTGGCGCGGCGCCGAGGTCGACAACATCCTGCGCTTCGAGCACGATTTTCCCGGCGCGGTCGTGGTCAGACTGGAACGGAACTATCGCTCGACCGGGCACATCCTCGCCACCGCCTCGAAGCTGATTGCCCGCAACGAAGGCCGGCTCGGCAAGACGCTGCGCACCGAGGATGAGGCCGGGGAGAAGGTCACCATTACCGGCGCCTGGGACAGCCAGGAGGAAGCCCGCCTGATCAGCGACGAGATCGAGGCGATGCAGAGCAAGGGCGAGAACCTTGCCGAGGTTGCCATCCTCGTCCGCATCTCCGCCCAGATGCGCGAGATCGAAGAGCGCTTCGTCCATGTCGGCGTGCCCTATCGCGTCATCGGCGGCCCGCGCTTCTATGAGCGGGCCGAAATCCGCGACGCCATGGCCTATCTGCGCTGCGTGGTGAGCCAGACTGACGACCTCGCCTTCGAGCGCATCGTCAATGTGCCGAAGCGCGGGCTCGGCGACGCAACGGTCCAGCTTCTGCACAACCACGCCCGGGCAACCGGCCTGTCGCTGCTGCAATCGGCCCGTGCCGTGGTCGAGACCGAGGAACTGAAGCCGAAGGCCCGCACCGCGCTGCGCGAACTGGTCGAGGCCTTTGCCCGCTGGTCGACCAAGGCCGAACACATGAAGCAGGGCGAGCTTGCCGAGCAGGTGCTGGAGGAATCCGGCTATACCGAGATGTGGCAGAAGGATCGCTCGGCCGACGCCGCCGGCCGCCTCGAGAACCTCAAGGAACTGGTGCGCTCTCTGGACGAGTTCCCCGACCTGCCGGCCTTCCTCGAGCACGTCTCGCTGGTGATGGATGCCGATGGCGGCGAGGCCGGGGCGCGCGTCAGCATCATGACGCTGCATGCAGCCAAGGGGCTCGAATTCGATACCGTCTTCCTGCCCGGCTGGGAGGAAGGCCTGTTCCCGAATCAGCGCGCGCTCGACGAAAGCGGCCGCGCCGGGTTGGAAGAAGAGCGCCGCCTTGCCCATGTCGGTCTGACCCGGGCCCGCAAGCGCCTGAAGCTCCTCTTCGCCTCGAACCGCCGAATTCACGGCCTCTGGCAGTCGAGCCTGCCGAGCCGCTTCATCGACGAGTTGCCGGAAGAGCATGTCGAGGTCGTGCAGGCGCCGTCGACCTACAGCCAGGGCGGCTACGGAGCCTCGCGCTTCGACCGGATGGAAAGCTTCGGCTCCTCCTACCAGACACCTGGCTGGCAGCGCGCTCAGGAGAATCGTGCGCGGAACGGTGGCGGCTCAGGCTTCTCGGACACCAGCGGCCGTGGGTTCGGCCAGGGTGGCTCGGGCTCGGGCCGGCAGCGCGGCCCGCTGCTGATCGAGGGCGAGTTGACCGCGAAATCAACCGGCAGCTCCGCTTTCGATGCCGGCGCCCGTGTCTTCCATATCAAATTCGGCCCGGGCTCCGTCGCGAGCGTCGACGGTAACAAGCTGACCGTCGATTTCGACAAGGCCGGCCGGAAGATGGTGCTGGACTCGTTCGTGCAGAAGGCGGGCTGA
- a CDS encoding acyl-CoA dehydrogenase family protein has protein sequence MNVDIASRHSTHEVTNQVPILCDYDAFAADPVLQAAATAFDAGWASERLHAAGRIVGSAQVQDLARLANRFTPELRTHDRFGNRIDQIEFHPAWHELMGLAIGQETHSLASNWPGPGAQVARAALSYLWSQGESGICCPISMTYAAIPVLRQEPDLWSKWGALVSSNRYDRRQTAASTKTGATVGTAMTEKQGGSDLRQTQTVAEDNGDGTWSLTGHKWFFSVPHSDLFLTLARTAEGISCFVVPGWLPDGSRNGVAIQRLKDKCGNRSNASSEVEFRGAIGQMIGEPGRGLRTGLAMNQGSRLDIAAASAGQMRLAVSLAAHHAAHRRAFQRGLIDQPIMQNVLADLAIEAEAAAWLAFRLFAALDRQEASESERLLARVGAPIAKYWVSKRAPAVVVEALECHGGNGFIEENPMARLYREAPLNSVWEGSGNVICLDVLRSLEREPGSLVALIEEMRSAAGADNRFDAHLSALESEIPILVRSEGQARRLVERLALALQASLLLRHAPHMVADAFIATRLEGRWSGHFGDLPASVDAAALAHRAAPAVE, from the coding sequence ATGAATGTGGATATCGCCTCCCGCCATTCCACCCATGAGGTGACGAACCAGGTTCCCATACTGTGCGATTACGACGCCTTCGCGGCTGATCCCGTGTTGCAGGCGGCGGCCACCGCCTTCGATGCAGGCTGGGCCTCGGAGCGCCTGCATGCAGCAGGACGCATTGTCGGTTCGGCGCAGGTGCAGGACCTGGCGCGACTGGCGAACAGGTTCACGCCCGAACTCAGGACGCATGACCGGTTCGGCAACCGGATCGACCAGATCGAGTTCCATCCGGCCTGGCACGAACTGATGGGGCTCGCGATCGGGCAGGAAACCCATTCGCTCGCATCGAACTGGCCGGGCCCGGGCGCACAGGTGGCGCGTGCTGCGCTCTCCTATCTCTGGAGTCAGGGAGAAAGCGGTATCTGCTGCCCGATCAGCATGACCTATGCCGCGATCCCGGTTCTGAGGCAGGAACCCGACCTCTGGAGCAAGTGGGGCGCCCTGGTCAGCTCCAACCGCTATGACCGCCGCCAGACGGCAGCCTCGACCAAGACGGGGGCGACCGTCGGCACGGCCATGACCGAGAAGCAGGGAGGCTCGGACCTGCGCCAGACCCAGACCGTGGCCGAGGACAATGGCGACGGGACATGGTCCCTGACCGGGCACAAGTGGTTCTTCTCGGTGCCGCATTCCGACCTGTTCCTGACCTTGGCCCGAACTGCCGAGGGCATTTCCTGCTTCGTCGTGCCGGGCTGGCTGCCCGATGGCTCGCGCAACGGCGTGGCGATCCAGCGGCTCAAGGACAAATGTGGCAATCGCTCGAATGCCTCGTCCGAGGTCGAATTCCGCGGTGCAATCGGCCAGATGATCGGAGAGCCAGGCCGGGGCCTGCGCACCGGCCTGGCCATGAACCAAGGCTCCCGGCTGGACATCGCGGCGGCGTCGGCCGGGCAGATGCGGCTCGCCGTTTCACTGGCGGCGCATCACGCGGCCCATCGGCGCGCCTTCCAGAGAGGGCTGATCGATCAGCCGATCATGCAGAACGTGCTGGCCGATCTTGCGATCGAGGCCGAGGCCGCAGCCTGGCTCGCCTTTCGGCTGTTTGCGGCGCTCGACCGTCAGGAAGCGAGCGAGAGCGAGCGGTTGCTGGCGCGGGTCGGCGCGCCGATTGCGAAATACTGGGTCTCGAAGCGCGCGCCGGCGGTGGTGGTCGAGGCCCTGGAATGCCATGGCGGCAACGGCTTCATCGAGGAAAACCCCATGGCCCGGCTCTATCGGGAGGCGCCGCTCAACAGCGTCTGGGAGGGCTCGGGCAACGTCATCTGTCTCGATGTGCTGCGCTCGCTGGAGCGAGAGCCGGGCTCTCTCGTGGCGCTGATCGAGGAGATGCGAAGCGCGGCCGGCGCCGATAATCGCTTCGATGCGCATTTGAGCGCGCTGGAGTCGGAGATACCCATTCTGGTGCGAAGCGAAGGACAGGCGCGGCGGCTGGTCGAGCGGCTGGCGCTGGCGCTGCAGGCCTCGCTGCTGCTGCGCCACGCACCCCACATGGTCGCCGACGCCTTCATTGCGACGCGGCTCGAGGGACGCTGGTCGGGCCATTTCGGCGATCTGCCGGCGTCCGTGGACGCTGCCGCGCTGGCGCATCGGGCAGCCCCGGCCGTGGAATAA
- the msrB gene encoding peptide-methionine (R)-S-oxide reductase MsrB, giving the protein MGLSELFGGKAREAGEFEFQLTDEEWRRRLTPEQYHVLRGHGTERAGSCALNFEKRAGRFTCAGCGNPLFQSGKKFESGTGWPSFDQPLEGAVGISEDNSYMMRRTEVHCARCGGHLGHVFPDGPPPTGLRYCINGVAMDFAPAEA; this is encoded by the coding sequence ATGGGACTGTCCGAACTGTTCGGCGGCAAGGCCAGGGAAGCCGGTGAGTTCGAATTCCAGCTGACCGACGAGGAGTGGCGCCGCCGCCTGACGCCGGAGCAGTACCACGTGCTGCGCGGGCATGGCACCGAGCGCGCCGGCTCATGCGCCTTGAATTTCGAGAAGCGCGCCGGGCGCTTCACCTGCGCCGGTTGCGGCAACCCGTTGTTCCAGTCCGGCAAGAAATTCGAGAGCGGCACGGGTTGGCCGAGCTTCGACCAGCCACTGGAGGGCGCGGTCGGGATCAGCGAGGACAATAGCTACATGATGCGGCGCACCGAGGTGCATTGCGCCCGCTGCGGCGGCCATCTCGGCCATGTCTTCCCTGACGGCCCGCCACCGACCGGACTGCGCTACTGCATCAACGGCGTCGCGATGGATTTCGCTCCGGCCGAGGCCTGA
- a CDS encoding DUF3419 family protein: MQTARTVRRETTLGLTTAVHRSKPLSRAGMLERLFTLAFSGLVYPQIWEDPVVDMEALDLRPDDHVVAIASGSCNILSYLTANPAKISAVDLNGAHIALGKLKLAALDSLAGHEEFLRFFGEAQSQANVALYDAEIAPRLDGVSRSYWEGRSLSGRRRIQVFARNFYRYGLLGRFIGAGHLLGRTLGCDPRVMLQARDMAEQRALFDRHIAPVFDKPLVRWLVRQPASLYGLGIPPAQYKALAADGDAGIRGVLRHRLERLACGFDLKSNYFARQAFGRGYATDEDASLPPYLERRNFAAVRERAGRVAYHQSAITAYLESQPAKSCDAYVLLDAQDWMNDADLTALWTQITRTARPGARVIFRTAADERLLPGRVPASILGQWRYEEARSRELGERDRSSIYGAFHLHVLQGAAA, translated from the coding sequence ATGCAGACGGCGCGTACGGTTCGGCGGGAAACTACATTGGGCCTGACCACGGCGGTGCATCGCAGCAAGCCGCTGTCGCGGGCGGGGATGTTGGAACGCCTGTTCACTCTGGCCTTTTCCGGGCTCGTCTATCCGCAGATCTGGGAAGACCCGGTCGTCGACATGGAGGCGCTGGACCTGCGCCCTGATGATCATGTCGTGGCGATCGCGTCCGGCTCCTGCAACATCCTGTCCTATCTCACGGCCAACCCGGCGAAGATCAGCGCTGTCGATCTGAATGGCGCCCATATCGCGCTCGGCAAGCTCAAGCTCGCCGCACTCGACAGCCTGGCAGGCCATGAGGAGTTCCTGCGCTTTTTCGGCGAGGCGCAATCGCAGGCGAATGTCGCGCTCTATGACGCGGAGATCGCGCCACGCCTCGATGGCGTCTCTCGCAGCTATTGGGAAGGCCGCAGTCTGAGCGGGCGCCGGCGCATCCAGGTCTTTGCCCGCAATTTCTACCGGTACGGCCTGCTCGGCCGTTTCATCGGGGCTGGACATCTCCTTGGTCGCACGCTCGGCTGCGATCCGCGCGTGATGCTTCAGGCTCGCGACATGGCCGAGCAGCGCGCCCTGTTCGACAGGCATATCGCTCCCGTCTTCGACAAGCCCCTGGTGCGTTGGCTGGTGCGCCAGCCGGCCTCGCTCTATGGTCTCGGCATCCCGCCGGCCCAGTACAAGGCTCTCGCGGCTGATGGCGACGCCGGGATACGCGGCGTGCTCCGGCACCGGCTCGAAAGGCTGGCCTGCGGCTTCGACCTGAAGTCGAACTATTTTGCCCGGCAAGCCTTTGGACGAGGCTATGCGACGGACGAGGACGCATCGTTGCCGCCCTATCTTGAAAGGCGGAATTTCGCGGCCGTTCGAGAGCGGGCGGGCCGCGTCGCCTATCACCAGAGCGCGATCACGGCCTACCTCGAGAGCCAGCCTGCCAAGAGCTGCGATGCCTATGTGCTGCTCGATGCCCAGGACTGGATGAATGATGCGGATCTCACGGCGCTCTGGACGCAGATCACGCGCACGGCGCGACCCGGCGCCCGCGTGATCTTCCGGACGGCCGCCGATGAGAGACTTCTGCCTGGCCGGGTGCCGGCCTCGATTCTCGGGCAATGGCGCTATGAGGAAGCGCGCAGCCGCGAGCTTGGAGAGCGCGATCGCTCGTCGATCTATGGCGCCTTCCATCTCCATGTGCTGCAGGGGGCGGCGGCATGA
- a CDS encoding 50S ribosomal protein L11 methyltransferase: MREGLLPATVATVLELSTSGDKARALTELLGEIFDPTETAISSFEIEDGVTTLSLSAPWKVEIYFATHPDEDAVRDMLRPIVGDSIDSTPFTTVNQKDWVATSLDGLKPVRAGRVLVHGAHDRGTVRVNDIAIEIEAALAFGTGHHGTTAGCLLALDAELKKRRPLRGLDVGTGTGILGLALAMQTKRRVVAGDIDAVAVEVAALNARVNHAPGALDLYVAPGLLHAKANRPGHFDLVFANILAGPLKRLAPSLARVLARDGTLILSGLLAMDVAGIVSTYRHQGLFLARQSLREGWATLVMKKGGAAPRPRRPY, translated from the coding sequence ATGCGTGAAGGTCTTCTCCCAGCCACGGTCGCGACCGTGCTCGAACTCTCAACCAGCGGCGACAAGGCGCGCGCGCTGACGGAACTGCTCGGCGAGATATTCGATCCGACTGAGACGGCCATTTCCTCCTTCGAGATCGAGGACGGCGTCACCACGCTCTCGCTGAGTGCGCCGTGGAAGGTCGAGATTTATTTCGCGACCCATCCCGATGAAGATGCGGTGCGTGACATGCTGCGCCCGATCGTCGGCGACAGCATCGATTCAACCCCCTTCACTACTGTCAACCAGAAGGATTGGGTCGCCACCAGCCTCGACGGGCTCAAGCCCGTGCGGGCCGGGCGCGTGCTCGTCCATGGCGCGCACGACCGCGGTACGGTGCGGGTGAATGATATTGCGATCGAGATCGAGGCGGCGCTTGCCTTTGGCACCGGCCACCACGGAACCACGGCCGGCTGCCTGCTGGCGCTTGATGCCGAACTCAAGAAGCGCCGCCCGCTGCGCGGCCTGGATGTCGGCACCGGCACCGGGATTCTGGGGCTGGCGCTGGCGATGCAAACGAAGCGCCGCGTCGTTGCCGGCGATATCGATGCCGTCGCAGTCGAGGTCGCAGCGCTCAATGCCCGCGTCAACCACGCGCCAGGGGCGCTCGATCTCTATGTCGCGCCCGGGCTGCTCCACGCCAAGGCAAACCGGCCGGGCCATTTCGATCTGGTCTTCGCCAATATTCTGGCCGGCCCGCTGAAGCGTCTCGCCCCCTCGCTCGCGCGCGTGCTGGCAAGGGACGGAACCCTGATCCTCTCCGGGCTTCTGGCGATGGATGTCGCCGGGATCGTCTCGACCTACCGGCATCAGGGCCTGTTCCTGGCGCGCCAGTCCCTGCGCGAGGGTTGGGCCACCCTGGTCATGAAAAAGGGCGGCGCGGCCCCAAGACCGCGCCGCCCCTACTAG